The following is a genomic window from Trichomycterus rosablanca isolate fTriRos1 chromosome 24, fTriRos1.hap1, whole genome shotgun sequence.
ACACACCTGTTTACACACCTGTCTACACCTGTATACACCTCTCTGTACCTATATACACCTGTACACACCTGTATACAACTATATACACCTATATACACCTGTCTGTACCTATATACACCTGTATACACCTGTTCACACACCTGTCTACACCtgtacacacctatatacaccTGTTTACACCTATATACACCTGTATACACACCTATCTACACCTGTACACAACCTGTCTATACCTGTACACACCAGTCTATACATGTACATGCCTGTCTGTACCTATATACACCTGTCTGTACCTATATACACCTGCCTGTACCTATATACACctgtctatatctatatacacctgtctatatctatatacacctgtctatatctatatacaccTGTCTGTACCTATATACACctgtctatatctatatacaccTGTACACACCAATATACACTTATATACCTATGTACACCTGTCTACACCCATATACACCTGTACACACTAATATACACCTGTTttttacatatacacacctgTATACACCTAAATACACCTGTCTACTCCTCTCTGCACCTATATACACTTGTCTACACCATTAAACACCTGTTTACACTTGTACACATCTATATACACTTGTCTATATTTatgtacacctgtatacacatttatatacacctATATACACCTGTCCATGCATGCCTATACATCTATATACACCTCAATACTCCATTATACACCTGTCTACACCTGCCCACACCCATATACACTTGTCTACACCTATATACATCTATATACACCTGTACACACCTGTCTAGACCTCTATACATCTGTCTAGACCTCtatactgatggatggatggatcacaTAAATCAGACTGACTCAGATCAAAGCTGCTTCTGGTTTTAATATCTGATGTTTATTTGCATCGTTCtgaatgtggtgtgtgtgtgtgtgtgtgtgtgtgtgtgtgtgtatgtatgtgtgtatgtgtgtgtgtgtgtgtgtgtgtgtgtgtgtgtgtaggtgagtgaTATGGTTCTTCTTCCTGCCCCGGTGATGCTGCTACCTGACGACTTCAAAGCCAACAGCAAGATCAAAGTCAACTATCATCTGTTCAacaagtaatacacacacacactcacacacacacacttacacactctcacacacacacacttacacactctcacacacacacttacacactctcacacacacacacacacacacacacattaccacATCTATATTAATATAATCGTTATTAGATTGTACTTTATCAGTTGTACGTTTGTtgttgtagtgtttgtatgattgATTTTGTTACCATGGTAACGTGATGAAAGCATCTCTTTGATCCGTGTCCTTTATTTTTGGCGTTTGTAGAGAGAATCTTCCAGGACACTTTAAGTTTAAGGAGTACTGTCCTCAGGTGTTCCGAAACCTCCGGGAACGCTTCGGCATCGAGGATCAGGACTATCAGGTATGGGGTGCACAACTGTCCAAAcatctgtccaaacatctgtcCAAACACCCGTCCACTGATTTATTCATCCACCTAACATCCACCTAACATCCACATACCATCAACCCTCCATCCAACATCTGTCCACTGACTCATCCATCTGTCTAGAACCCAACAATCCCTCCATTCAATCATCcgtttatttatccatccatctatcatccatccagccaGTCATCCACATACCATCAACCCACCATCTATCCCTCCAATTATTCATCAACCCTCCAAACCGTCCTTCcctccgtccatccatctaacatccatccatccacataccatcaaccatccaaccatccatcccaTCATCCGCATACCATCCACCTAAGAAccgaccatccatccatccatctaacatccACTTACGATCCATCAATCAACATATCAACcttccatccctccatccatttattcatccaacaTTACTTATGAACCcacaattcatccatccaatcatccctCCATTTaatcatctattcatccatccatccacatacaTCAACCCTCCAgcccgtccatccatcctttcatctcaCCCATCACCCATCATTCCATTCATCTAACATCCACCTATGAACCcaccatccatcaatccacagACCATCAACCCTCCATCCCACCGttcctccatccatctaacatccACTTATGATACCACCATCCATCAGTGCACATACCATCAATCTTCCCAcgtctatttatccatccatcatccatccatcatccatccatcatccatccgtctatccgtctatccaaatatccatcaatccatcaatccacATACCATCTCCTCCCACACAGCATCTtcacatccattcatttatccaggTTGTAGAAGAGCACTGAAGGTGTAGCTCCTTCCTCCATGAATACTGAAGCTCTCTGTAAGAATCACTTACAGAATCCAGATGTTTTAGAGAaggtgtgtgttactctgtgtgggTGTGGCACATGTGGATGGAGCTTAGATGATAAACGTGTTTCTGTTCTGACTTTTACCCATCAGATTCAGGATGATTGTATATTTCTGATATTGTGTATTATATAAGAACAATACTGTACATAACATCAAAGAGTGAAATCTAAATGAAACCAGGAgattttgtggttttaatgtgttttttgtgttttgatgtTGTGATTAAGCTTTAATATGAATGCATGTTGTTAGCGTGTTGTTAGCGTGTTTTTAGCATGTTGTTAGCATGCTGGACACCCTGCTGGACGCCGTGTTGGACGCCGTGCTGGACGCTGTGCGCTCCGTGGTGTGGTTTTGTGATGCTGCTTTGTTTGTACGTTGCGCGTTTATCATGCAAACGCGTCTGAGATCACGTTACCTCGCAGGACGAGCGCCGTCGTtgatgtttgcatgtttttgcatgAAGCCGATCCCAGCATGCTCTGCTCCTTTCACTCTTCTCTTTGGATGGCATCGTTCCTTACCAACCAAGACACCCTCCCCCTCGCCCTGCCCCCGATCCCCTACATGTTTGCATAACCATCAGACCAAACAGTTTCAGAACTTCAGAGGAAAAGAATAAAAGCGAAACACCAGAcgcaggctggaaaaggttctGCAACTCCTATATTTCCCATCAAAACCACAATTATCTCCAACAACTGCAAACAAACATCGTTCACGTCACTCTGGAGGACGTTTGGTCCATTTTATTGACAGAATCACTTACATTCAGCCACATTAGAGGACTTCCCTCCATGACCTGCCTGTTTAAGGTCCTGCCTCAGTATCTCAGTGAGGTTTAAGTCTCGGACTAAACCACTAAACCTCTCGTTTCTTCACTTTAAGCCACTAAAGTTGGATTTTTGGAGCTCTCTGTGCTTCTGGTCTGTTGGATCCTCGTCTCCTTGCACAACACAGTTGTTCTCCAGCTTTAGATCACAGACTGATGACCAGATGTTCTTGCTTTAGGAGGTAAGGAGACCCTGAAGCAGTGAAGCAtccacacaccatcacatcaccaccgTTCCTGGTAGGACGTTCTCGTTGTGGACCCACGTCCTCCAAAACTTCTGTTTAGTGGTTGTGTATTTGTCTATTGGTTGTTCCACACCTCCCTTGGAGCCGGTCGTGTTTAGGTTGAAGTCGGATGGGTTAGCTTAGTCCCGTTTCACCTGTTTAGCCATAGTCAATCCACCCTCCGCATGTTAGAAGGTGGCACCTGAGGCACGGAATTGAAGCCAGGTCTCCAGTACCCCGTTCTCATCCCTCGCCCGTGTTTCCGTCTGTGTAGGTGTCCCTGGTGCGCATGTCCCCCGTCCGCGAGGGAGACGGTCAGGACGAGCGACTCCTGCTGACCTCATACGACCGGACGCTCATCATCAAACAGATCTCCAGCGAGGAGGTGGAGGACATGCACAACATCCTGTCCGAATATCACCAGGTAATAAAaccactttattaatcctgacTCCACCCCTGACGGGGGAAAAGAAGCGGCTCGCTGCAGAACAGCCTCAGTTCTCCTTGATCAGGAGCCACGAGAAAGAGATAAACGAGTATCGCTGAGTGTTTGTTTGAGGTCCGGCACTTTTCACATTGGAATCTGGTGCCACCGGGGGgtcagcgaccctgaccaggacaaaacgtactcatgtattttttttttcagtacatCGTGAAGTGTCACGGCACCACGCTGCTCCCTCAGTTCCTCGGCATGTACCGCATCACCGTCAACAACGAGGACGCCTACTTCCTCATCATGAGGAACATGTTCAGCCACAGACTCACCGTCCACAGGAAGTACGACCTCAAGGTGAGAGCCACGCCCACTGCGTTCACCTTACGAGCGGCGTAAttaataaagctttaataacgttataattgtaataataataataataataatacattttatttatatagcgcttttcaagatactcaaaggaCTAGAGGGCGCACAAGATGTTTATTGATCTAAGACaatataaggccaaaagtatgtggacacccctaatTACTTCAGCGtattcagccacacccattgctaacaggtgtataaaatcaaagcTTTCATGTGTGGGTGCTACCGAcctggccaggtgtccaaacagatagtgtctctctgtacacggtGCAATAGGGGAATTCCCCAACAGTCTAGGGAAGAACCTTTCCCGTTCCTGTTCCAGAACGAGGTCCATGAGGAAGTGCTTTGATGAGttttggatgaattggaacgtaagttcccacagacgcactccaaaaTCTGATCCTGACTGCAGTGGATCTAACGTGAGCGTTTCTTTATCCTCCAGGGTTCTCTGGTGTCTCGGGAAGCCAGCGAGAAAGAAAAGGTACGAATTCAAAACACTAGCGAGGAGCCCACAggcgacactgtccacagtcgagtgaGCTTTACACCACCACGGTTCAGAGACTGAGCAGaagtaaagagagagagagaagactCGGCTTCAGGATCAGTGACATGAACCTACAGAGCCGGTCTCCGAGCCCGTGTCGATGTAAAGCTCGCTCGACTGCAGACAATCTGAGCCGTGTTCCTTCTTACACCACCAAACATATCATCTCTGGTGGTTCCAGGAGAAAGATCTGCCCACCTTTAAGGACGTGGACTTCAGGAACAACATGCAGAAGGTTCACATCAGTGATGAGGAGAAGCAGAAGCTGATGGAGAAGCTCCACAGAGACGTTGACGTGAGTCCAACAGATTCTCTAACACAACTGGAACCATGTTCACAGGCCTAACTCTGGTCTTAATCCTAGCCTAGAGCCCTAGTACTAATCATAACCCTATACCTAACCCTAATCATAATCCTATACCTAACCCTAATCATAATCCtatacctaaccctaaccctaatcataatcataatcctATACCTAACcctaatcataatcataatcctATACCTAACCCTAATCATAATCCTATACCTACCCCTAATCATAATCCtatacctaaccctaaccctaatcataATCCTATACCTAACCCTAATCATAATCCTATACCTAACcctaatcataatcataatcctATACCTAACcctaatcataatcataatcctatacctaaccctaaccctaatcataatcataatcataatcctATACCTAACCCTAATCATAATCCtatacctaaccctaaccctaatcataATCCtatacctaaccctaaccctaatcataATCCTATACCTAACcctaatcataatcataatcctATACCTAACcctaatcataatcataatcctATACCTAACCCTAATCATGATCATAATCCtatacctaaccctaaccctaatcataATCCTATACCTAACcctaatcataatcataatcctATACCTAACCCTAATCATAATCCTATACCTAACCCTAATCATAATCCTATACCTAACCCTAGTCCTACAAATAACCCCAGCCCTGAACTTAGACCTAGTCATTATCTAGCCCAAACCCTAGCCCTACTTCTTGCCCTAAAACTAACCTTAGTCCTTATCCTAGCCATACCCTAACCCTAGTTCTAGTATTAAAACTAACCCTAGCTCAAGCCCTTACTTTAAACCCTACCCTAGCCCTAACCCTTACCCTAGCCTTAGACCAACCTAATGTAGCCCTAATCCTAATATAACCTTAACCCTAGtccaaccctaatcctaatataaccttaaccctagtccaaccctaatcctaatataaccttaaccctagtccaaccctaaccctaatataaccttaaccctagtccaaccctaatcctaatataaccttaaccctagtccaaccctaaccctaatataaccttaaccctagtccaaccctaatcctaatataaccttaaccctagtccaaccctaaccctaatataaccttaaccctagtccaaccctaatcctaatataaccttaaccctagtccaaccctaaccctaatataaccttaaccctagtccaaccctaatcctaatataaccttaaccctagtccaaccctaaccctaatataaccttaaccctagtccaaccctaatcctaatataaccttaaccctagtccaaccctaaccctaatataaccttaaccctagtccaaccctaatcctaatataaccttaaccctagtccaaccctaaccctaatataaccttaaccctagtccatccctaaccctaatataaccttaaccctagtccaaccctaaccctaatataaCCTTAACCCTAGTCCATCCCTAACCCTAATATAACCTTAACCCAagtccaaccctaaccctaatataaCCCTAATCCAACCCTGACAGGCaaagccaatcatatctgtatagattcgaacctggatctgAGAGGTTGTGCGCTCATGTCCCAGTACTGCTGTAAAATCAGGTTCATTATAAACACAGTGTTACGGGTCGTTCTCTCACCACCGCTCAGCACCGCCGCCGCCGCTGTAGGTTCTGCTGAGCGCGTGCAGAAAAGCGTTTCCTGTTGGTGAGGAGGTTAATGGAGGTGACGGTGTGTCCTGCACTCACTCGGCCGGGTTTGATCCTAAAGATAAGAGACGAGCGGGTTCAGCACTCAGAGATCCGGTTCCATCAAGCACAGGAAACCTGCAGGAGAAAGAGCAGAGGGTTAAAGAAACAGGATTTCATACTGTAACTGCAGGAACTGTTACAGCAGAGGGTTaaagaaacaggattgtgtgtatgtgtgtgtatatgtgtgtgtatgtgtgtgaatgtgtgtgaatgtgtttgtatgtgtgtgtgtgtgtgtgtttcctgtaGTTTCTGGTCCAGCTGAAGATCATGGATTACTCTCTGTTGTTGGGGATCCATGACATTGAGCGGGCGGAGcttgaggaggaagaggaggatgaAGAATCGCCgtgtgaggaggaggaggagcaggAGAACGGCGTCACCGTGTTAGCGCCGGCGTCCCTCAGTACGTCGCCTGAAGGCATCGCCGCCTCCCTCGCCGGCCGTAAACCCTTCGGGCCCGGAGAGCTGGACCCCCGAGTGGACGTCTACGCCGTTCAGAGCGCAGCGGGTGAGTCGGGGGGGGGCAGTCCGGGTCGAGCTGTTGTTGTTAACCGATCGTCTGTACGTGAGTAGTTGGACACCagagcatgagcttgtcggacgttccaaaaacaaacagtagtaaaacagagtgaccactcctctgagaagcttgtgtctgtgtgtgggaatttgtgcccttcaGTCAatagatgacagcatttgtatggctggttgCTGACTGACCAGTCAATGTTCTTAATATTAATTGTAATTTGTAATATGAATTGTTCAGATGTAACTGCTCGTGTTCGGGCTGGATTGTGTTTTGCAGGTTCTCCACAGCATGAAATTTACTTCATGGGTTTAATAAATATTCTGACTCATTACGACACCAAGAAAAAAGCAGCTCACGCCGCCAAAACCGTCAAACACGGCGTGAGTACCAACTCCTCATCTCCTTATATCACTGTCCAtattaataatgacatttaatcattttactgcttcattaatttaaaaacaccTGAGAAAAAGTCTCAccatgtataaaatcaataaaataacatCACATGCTGCTACAGATAAATAGTGTGAAGGCCTCAGAGTGTAAAAACATCTGATTAAAATCTGATTATTAAAGCAGCAGCCACATCAACACAAACCTGCTCATAAATAATcatcatatataaatatataaagttaaatcattcatttaaaattcTGATAAAAATCTTATTCaagattaattattaaataaggatatcatttatataaataattaaatactggAGTAAATTAtggtttattaataacaatgttgttttggttttttttgttttctgttttttttgttttgttttttgttttgtttctttttctgtttctttgttttttgtttgttgttttctgttttttgttgttttttgtttgttttttgtttttgttttgtttttattgttgtttttggtttttgtgTGTTCCTCTCAGTCGGGTGCAGAGATTTCCACGGTTCATCCTGATCAGTACGGCAAGAGATTCCTGGAATTCATCACCAACATCTTCACCTGAAGACTTACgacttttatttctattttatatatttatatatgttttttgaTCAGTTGTAGGGGCCCTGCTgggatttaaacaaataaactacCAGCTGAGAGTGTAGGATCTGAGCATGGCTGCTAAACTAGCATATATAGAGTAGAACGTCGttagaaaatgttttattgttgaattatttattaCGTTGATTGTGTTATATTGAATGtttgtgttatattattatataacatcAGTTAGAGCTCTAGTGTTGTACGACATTCAGGAATCACACGGTTCATATCGTTCATGTTACCTCACGTCACTACACCCTCatcactttgtgatggttggctgcacacaTGGGTCAGCGTGTTCTCCAGCGTCCTCTGTCCTCCCATGAGTCCCGTCTCTGTTCTGGACATCTCGTACCTTCGCTCAGTGGTGATTATCTTCAGCTGTTACAGAAAGAGTTCCAGACTTCCAAGAAACGACCTTCAGACTTCAGCTGTAATCTAGTTGCtttgaaaacaaataaaataaattgtgttttgtTGCAATTTTTGTGATAATAAAggaaaaatcattaaaagttCATTTgtcggttttttttttttttttttttttttttttactcatcagatttttttggttgagatTAGGGCTCTGCGCCTCATCAAACCACATTTTAATGGTTCtcaagctggaacaggaaaggtccttccactaactgttgccacacagttcatgtatttattgtgaTTTGAATCGTTAGCAGTAGAATCTTTAGAGAAGCTTCTCCAGGCGTTTGGGTCTCCTGTATCTCCTCGGTGCTTTGTGGAAGCTCCTGTGATCTTTTGTCCTGGCGTCCACAATGTGTTTGTGCTCCTCGGTTTCCTCCTGAACTCAGCAGAAGTTCAGAGGTTAATGATGATTCTTACCGTTCCTCATAAATCACAAAAATCCTGCTGAGGAAACAAAAATGGGTT
Proteins encoded in this region:
- the pip4k2cb gene encoding phosphatidylinositol 5-phosphate 4-kinase type-2 gamma, with translation MTSPKSSTAPHPAPVKLSRTKSKKKHFVQQKVEVFRASDPIMSVFMWGINHTVSDMVLLPAPVMLLPDDFKANSKIKVNYHLFNKENLPGHFKFKEYCPQVFRNLRERFGIEDQDYQVSLVRMSPVREGDGQDERLLLTSYDRTLIIKQISSEEVEDMHNILSEYHQYIVKCHGTTLLPQFLGMYRITVNNEDAYFLIMRNMFSHRLTVHRKYDLKGSLVSREASEKEKEKDLPTFKDVDFRNNMQKVHISDEEKQKLMEKLHRDVDFLVQLKIMDYSLLLGIHDIERAELEEEEEDEESPCEEEEEQENGVTVLAPASLSTSPEGIAASLAGRKPFGPGELDPRVDVYAVQSAAGSPQHEIYFMGLINILTHYDTKKKAAHAAKTVKHGSGAEISTVHPDQYGKRFLEFITNIFT